TAGGGGGTAGGGTCATGCAGAAATCAACTGTAGTAAACAACAATCAGGGATTTACGATGATTGAGGTTATCATCACCGTATTCATCGTTATGATCGCGTTTATGGGAATCATCGCCGTTTCATCAAGCGTCATCAACGGAAACGCCTTCAGCAAGGACGTCACATTCGCTACCAGTCTTGCTCAGCAGCAGATGGAACAGCTCCGGATTGAGGATTATGGTAATCTCTCAAATGAAACATCGATCAATTCCATTTACACCACCGTGACTACAATTACGGACAATGCTCCCGAGAACAATATGAAAACCATAACGGTGACAACCCAGTGGTCCCGCGGAGGGACATCGCGAAGCGTAACCCTGCGCACCATAAGAGGGGAGTAAAAAAATGAGCTGTCATACCATCAGAAACATGAGAGGATTCACCCTCCTTGAGGTTGTTGTCGCTCTTGCCATAGGGCTTATGCTCCTTGGAACGCTTTATACCTTCTTCCTCACACAGAAAAAAGCTTACAACGTGCAGGAGCAGGTCGCTGAAATGCAGCAGAACGCCCGGGCGGCAATGGACATGATGGTGAACGAACTGCGAATGGCCGGGTTTGATCCTTTCAACACGCCGAGCCTCGGTCGGATCGTAACGGCCGCAAGCGGCCAGATCCGTTTCACTCAGAATATCACAAGAACAAACCCGCCGTATGATCCTGATGAAGACGTTGATGATCCTGATGAGGATGTCACGTATTTCCTGCGGACAGCCGCGGACGGAACGAGTGAACTGGTAAGAACGGCACGTTCACGGACCTCTGTATCGTCAGCATCGGGATTTCAAACAGTCGCCGTCGCAGAGAACATTGAATCCCTCACCTTCACCTATCTGACGGAAGACGGAACACCGGCGGCAGCACTTGACGAGATCAGCCAGATCGTTATCAGCCTGACGGCCCGGACGGATGAACCGGATCCCGATTACATCAACCCTCAGCAGGGGGATCATTATCGTCGATTCACTTTGTCGGCGACGGTCATTCCCAGGAATCTCGCCATGGGGGATTAAACCAATGAAGACAAAATCTTTTTTCAAAAAATTGTCAAACGAGAAGGGTGCTGTCCTGGTCGTTGCACTCCTTATACTTGCCGCACTGGTCATTATAGGAACGACAGCCTACATCCATGCATCGACGGAAGTAAAGATCAGCCGGAATTACAAAGCGGAGAAACAGGCCTTTTACGATGCAGAGGCCGGTGTCGAGTATATCGGGAAAAAACTGGAGCAGGACCTCAACGCAGGGAATATAGACCTGACCGCTGATCAGATCGCTTTATCCTACACGACACCGGGCCACTTTTTCTTTGACCCGCCGGCAGTGCTAACTTCATTGGGAAGTAATCGCTTCCGCTTTCGCGTCGTGGGCCATGCTGATCCTGATGCATCGAGAACAATCGATGTGGATATTGCAACCCGGCGCAAGAGCGTCTTCGAGTTCGGTTTCTTCGCCGACGGAACCGTTGATCTCAAGGCATCGAGCGGTATGTACAGCTATGACTCCCGGATCACGCCGAATCCCACTCCCGCCGATTCCACAAATATGTGCGATGTGGGTTCCAACACGGAAATCATCGTGCGCATGGACAC
The DNA window shown above is from Deltaproteobacteria bacterium and carries:
- a CDS encoding prepilin-type N-terminal cleavage/methylation domain-containing protein: MQKSTVVNNNQGFTMIEVIITVFIVMIAFMGIIAVSSSVINGNAFSKDVTFATSLAQQQMEQLRIEDYGNLSNETSINSIYTTVTTITDNAPENNMKTITVTTQWSRGGTSRSVTLRTIRGE
- a CDS encoding prepilin-type N-terminal cleavage/methylation domain-containing protein: MSCHTIRNMRGFTLLEVVVALAIGLMLLGTLYTFFLTQKKAYNVQEQVAEMQQNARAAMDMMVNELRMAGFDPFNTPSLGRIVTAASGQIRFTQNITRTNPPYDPDEDVDDPDEDVTYFLRTAADGTSELVRTARSRTSVSSASGFQTVAVAENIESLTFTYLTEDGTPAAALDEISQIVISLTARTDEPDPDYINPQQGDHYRRFTLSATVIPRNLAMGD